The Microbacterium sp. zg-Y1090 sequence CAACCCACAGTCGGGACCGCGTTTCGTCTCGGTCGCTGCGCTCCCTCGCTCAACGACCCGCCCCCGAACGGGCCCCCGCTGATGGGCTTCAACAACCCCTCGGTGTCGTGGTCCGAGATGGAGCGGCTGCTCAGCGGCCGCAAGCCCGCCGGCGCCGACGGCGGCGACAGCCCCGCCTGGTCCCGCAAGCGCGGCGCCTACACGCCGCCGCCCATCGCCCGCCCCGACGACGTCGTGCCGTACGCCGAGCTGCACGTGCACACGTCGTTCTCGTTCCTCGACGGCGCCTCCTCCCCGGAGGAACTCGTCGAAGAGGCCGAGCGCCTGGGCCTTCACGCCCTCGCCGTCACCGACCACGACGGCTTCTACGGCATCGTGCGCTTCGCCGAGGCCGCCGAGGCCCGCAGCGTCAAGACCGTCTTCGGTGCCGAGCTGTCCCTCGGCCTCCCCGGCCCGCAGAACGGCGAACCCGACCCGCACGGCCGGCACCTGCTCGTGCTCGCCCGCGGCGAGGAGGGCTACCACCGCCTCGCCGCCGCCCTCACCCACGCGCAGCTGGCGGGCGGGCAGAAGGGCCGCCCCGTCTACGACCTGCATGACCTCGCCGCCCGCGCCGACGGCCACTGGGCGGTGCTGACCGGATGCCGCAAGGGCGCCGTCCGCGCCGCGCTCGCCGCCGAGGGTGCCGCCGGTGCCGCCCGCGAACTCGACCTTCTGATCGACGTCTTCGGCCCCGACGTGGTCAACGTCGAGCTGATCGACCACGGCAGCCCGCTCGACTCCCGCGACAACGACGTGCTGGCATCCCTCGCCGCCGACCGCGGACTCCCGGTGCTCGCCAGCAACAACGTGCACTACGCCGCCCCCGAGCGGGCCGACCTCGCCGCCGCCGTCGCCGCGGTGCGCGCCAACCGCAGCCTCGACGAGCTCGACGGATGGCTCCCTCCTAACGCCGGCGCGCACCTGCGCTCGGGCCGCGAGATGGCGCAGCGCTTCGCCCGGTACCCCGGCGCCGTCGCTCGCACCGTCGAGCTCGCCGACGAGCTGGCCTTTCCGCTGCGGCGCGCGAAGCCCGCGCTGCCGAAACTCCCCGTGCCCGAGGGGCACACCACCATGTCGTGGCTGCGGCACCTCGTCTGGCAGGCGGTGCCCCGCAAGTACCCCGACGCGACCGACGCCGCCCGCGCCCGCATCGAGAAGGAACTCGGGGTCATCGAGCAGAAGGACTTTCCCGGGTACTTCCTCATCGTCCACGGCATCGTGCAAGAGGCGCGCCGCCGCGGCATCCTGTGTCAGGGCCGGGGCTCCGCCGCCAACAGCGCCGTCTGCTATCTGCTGGACATCACCGCCGTCGACTCCATCGCCTACGACCTGCCGTTCGAGCGGTTCCTCTCGGCCCTGCGCGATGAGGAGCCCGACATCGACGTCGACTTCGACAGTGATCGCCGCGAGGAGATCATCCAGTGGGTCTATGCGACCTACGGGCGCGAGCGCGCGGCGCAGGTGGCCAACGTCATCCAGTACCGGCCGAAGAACGCCGTGCGCGACATGGCGAAGGCGCTCGGGCACTCGCCGGGGCAACAGGATGCCTGGTCGAAGCAGGTGGAGCACTGGGGGCCGCTCCCCGAAGCCGATGCCGCCGCCGAGATGCACGACATCCCCGAGCGGGTGCTGCAGTACGCGACCGAGCTGCTGAAGGCCCCGCGACACCTCGGCATCCACTCCGGCGGCATGGTGCTGACCGACCGGCCCGTGGGTGAAGTGGTGCCGATCGAGCACGCGCGCATGGAGAACCGCACGGTCATCCAGTGGGACAAGGACGACGCGGCGTGGATGGGGCTGGTGAAGTTCGACCTGCTGGGGCTCGGCATCCTCGCCGCGCTGCAGTACAGCTTCGATCTCATCGCGGATGCCACGGGGGAGCGGTGGGAGCTGTCGACCCTGCCCAAAGAGGAGCAGGGCGTCTACGACATGCTGTGCCGGGCCGATTCGATCGGGGTGTTCCAGGTGGAATCCCGCGCGCAGATGGGCCTGCTGCCCCGCC is a genomic window containing:
- a CDS encoding error-prone DNA polymerase, coding for MGFNNPSVSWSEMERLLSGRKPAGADGGDSPAWSRKRGAYTPPPIARPDDVVPYAELHVHTSFSFLDGASSPEELVEEAERLGLHALAVTDHDGFYGIVRFAEAAEARSVKTVFGAELSLGLPGPQNGEPDPHGRHLLVLARGEEGYHRLAAALTHAQLAGGQKGRPVYDLHDLAARADGHWAVLTGCRKGAVRAALAAEGAAGAARELDLLIDVFGPDVVNVELIDHGSPLDSRDNDVLASLAADRGLPVLASNNVHYAAPERADLAAAVAAVRANRSLDELDGWLPPNAGAHLRSGREMAQRFARYPGAVARTVELADELAFPLRRAKPALPKLPVPEGHTTMSWLRHLVWQAVPRKYPDATDAARARIEKELGVIEQKDFPGYFLIVHGIVQEARRRGILCQGRGSAANSAVCYLLDITAVDSIAYDLPFERFLSALRDEEPDIDVDFDSDRREEIIQWVYATYGRERAAQVANVIQYRPKNAVRDMAKALGHSPGQQDAWSKQVEHWGPLPEADAAAEMHDIPERVLQYATELLKAPRHLGIHSGGMVLTDRPVGEVVPIEHARMENRTVIQWDKDDAAWMGLVKFDLLGLGILAALQYSFDLIADATGERWELSTLPKEEQGVYDMLCRADSIGVFQVESRAQMGLLPRLQPRRFYDLVIEIALIRPGPIQGGAVHPYVRRKLGHEPVTYPHPKLKPVLERTLGIPVFQEQLMQMGMAVGGLSGADADVLRRAMGSKRGIERIDSLKKKLYAGMAENGITGDLADDIYAKIQAFANFGFAESHSLSFALLVYASSWLKLHYPAAFLAGLLRAQPMGFYSPATLTADARRHGVEVLRPDLHRSGVEAVLEPADRSPSERSETKRPAFRSLSEERSSETKRPAFRSLSEERSDETKRPPTGRDACTHRKQPPVPEFDPTAPDESAAHRRDGAFAVRLGLAAVKGIGQPLAQRIVAEREASGEYRDLRDLVRRTGATAAQLEALATAGVFGCFGLSRREAIWLAGSAAQDRAEFLPGTLVAVQPPLFSDPTSYEVLAADLWATGISTDDHPLAHYRAKLDARGVLTSGELRTHETGRRVEVAGLVTHRQRPATASGVTFLNLEDEHGMVNIVCSIGVWNRYRRVLRDSPALIARGLLERSPEGVTNLVADAFEDLRVGVMHRSRDFR